One window of Camelina sativa cultivar DH55 chromosome 4, Cs, whole genome shotgun sequence genomic DNA carries:
- the LOC104779977 gene encoding uncharacterized protein LOC104779977: MKLIQTEVMFFLFILISALIFQQSKAQKNYCSRTNIDQIPGCFHALQLAYKKDYSQLTRDCCRAVFSLPTSCVVRIYPGKTYPITAFRLICVYKDDIPPSSL; encoded by the coding sequence ATGAAACTAATACAAACTGaagtgatgttttttttgtttatcctcATCTCGGCTTTAATATTCCAACAATCGAAAGCTCAGAAAAATTATTGTTCGAGAACCAACATAGACCAGATACCGGGATGTTTCCATGCGTTGCAATTAGCATACAAGAAAGATTACAGTCAGCTAACAAGGGATTGTTGTAGAGCAGTGTTCTCACTTCCTACTTCTTGCGTCGTGCGTATCTATCCTGGAAAAACTTATCCTATTACTGCCTTCagattaatttgtgtttataaagATGATATTCCACCATCAAGTTTATAA
- the LOC104779979 gene encoding probable elongation factor 1-gamma 2 → MGVTNKSPEFLKMNPIGKVPVVETPEGAIFESNAIARYVSRKNGENSLNGSSLIEYAQIEQWIDFSSLEIDANMLKWFAPRMGYAPFSAPAEEAAISALKRGLEALNTHLASNSFLVGHSVTLADIVTICNLKLFHHGGDEAVSAIVESLLIVLQP, encoded by the exons ATGGGCGTCACTAACAAATCCCCTGAGTTTCTTAAGATGAACCCTATTGGAAAG GTTCCTGTGGTTGAGACTCCTGAAGGTGCCATATTTGAGAGCAATGCCATTGCCAGATATG TGAGCCGTAAGAATGGTGAAAACTCTTTGAATGGATCCTCCCTCATTGAATAC GCTCAGATTGAGCAATGGATTGATTTCTCCTCGTTGGAGATTGATGCCAACATGTTGAAGTGGTTTGCTCCTAGAATGGGCTATGCTCCTTTCTCTGCTCCT GCTGAGGAAGCAGCTATTTCTGCATTGAAGAGGGGACTTGAGGCTTTGAACACACATCTCGCTTCCAACAGTTTCCTTGTTGGACACTCTGTTACCCTTGCTGATATTGTAACCATCTGCAACTTGAAGCTGTTTCATCATGGTGGAGATGAAGCTGTTTCTGCCATAGTTGAATCTCTGCTTATTGTTCTCCAACCTTAA
- the LOC104783610 gene encoding probable F-box protein At3g56670, giving the protein MKRGREEKNSHETLPSPTRRCHDGVIYIPLDLTVEILKKLPTKTLMRSQCVSKQWSSLISCRRDLRDSILTRSLNQPPRDAHIISDDSFIKSIIAFSSTTSPLNTDNGLVLVPGQYHQYVRGLVCCWSKYFRPNVLAVYNPTTRQSFDLPELKSKQIRGFFFGYDPCKDQYKVLSMPGSNWGESCQVFTLGDPTAKQWRTIQPVMRPQFMLLPGDVCINGIIYYRDANINFDYHFPENIKLMSFDVSSEKFNHVEASKLLMHMHRDSTLINYQEKLALTSCEISGLEILVMETQGWSKFFVCEMTGFEHWIISGTTRGGEIVFVEKRYSSHTMLRVYYYDLKRNSMRHVDLKTEIGSRKRYMSTILTVPDHVDNIMGLHYKTE; this is encoded by the coding sequence ATGAAAAGAGGGCGCGAAGAGAAGAACAGCCACGAGACCTTACCATCGCCAACACGACGTTGTCACGATGGAGTTATCTATATACCTCTTGATCTAACCGTGGAGATACTCAAGAAACTTCCGACGAAAACTCTAATGAGGTCCCAATGTGTCTCGAAACAGTGGTCATCATTAATCAGCTGCCGTAGAGACTTGAGAGACTCAATCTTGACTCGTTCTTTGAATCAGCCTCCGCGTGATGCCCATATCATCTCCGACGacagttttataaaaagtatcATAGCCTTCTCGTCTACTACTAGCCCTCTAAATACTGACAATGGATTAGTATTAGTCCCTGGACAATATCATCAATACGTCCGTGGCTTGGTTTGTTGTTGGTCAAAATATTTTCGTCCTAATGTGCTAGCTGTATATAACCCTACCACAAGGCAGTCCTTTGACTTACCAGAGTTGAAATCCAAGCAAATACGTGGTTTCTTCTTCGGATACGACCCTTGCAAGGATCAATACAAAGTATTGTCCATGCCAGGATCCAATTGGGGTGAGAGTTGTCAAGTTTTCACATTGGGAGATCCCACAGCTAAGCAGTGGAGGACCATCCAACCAGTTATGAGACCTCAGTTCATGTTGTTGCCAGGTGATGTTTGCATCAACGGGATTATCTATTACCGAGATGcgaatataaattttgattatcaTTTTcctgaaaatattaaattgatgagtTTTGATGTTAGCTCCGAGAAATTTAATCATGTCGAGGCTTCAAAACTATTGATGCATATGCATCGCGATTCGACTCTGATCAACTACCAAGAGAAGTTAGCACTCACTTCTTGCGAGATAAGCGGTTTGGAAATTTTGGTTATGGAAACACAAGGTTGGTCCAAGTTTTTCGTTTGTGAGATGACGGGTTTTGAACATTGGATCATCTCCGGTACTACTCGTGGTGGTGAGATCGTTTTTGTCGAGAAAAGGTACAGCTCTCACACCATGTTACGTGTCTATTATTATGATCTAAAGCGAAACAGTATGCGACATGTTGACCTCAAAACGGAGATAGGAAGCCGTAAGAGATACATGTCTACAATCTTGACTGTTCCCGATCATGTTGACAACATTATGGGTTTGCATTATAAGACAGAATGA